One window of the Asticcacaulis sp. SL142 genome contains the following:
- a CDS encoding UbiA family prenyltransferase: protein MKFDALKDISAVVQAPPLVVDLDGTLVKSDLLIESAFAALGNNPASLFGMLGAYLRGKPALKSYIAERTDIDVAHLPYDAEVLALIQQARNDGREVYLASATHKKYVEAVANHLGVFTGWFASDETINLSGSKKAARLVAEFGEKGFDYIGNDAIDLKVWPQARECIAVNAPGAVRSKLKKLSPNAVVLKTLPKQGKAWIKLLRVHQWAKNGLVMVPVLTSQSFSVTSITQAVAAFFAFSLAASSIYIINDLVDIDADRQHPSKKRRPLAAGTVPILPAMIAAPILLLASLIGAFLVNPLFLAVLTGYLVLTTLYTFSLKRKLLVDVVALAGLYTIRVVGGAAAISVVVSEWLLAFSVFVFTALALIKRYTELTVRFDQDLPDPTNRNYRKADLPIVAALAAAAGFNAVTVFALYVSDDKISQLYANPKLLWLICPLLLYWLGRCLMLAHRRDMNDDPIVFALKDRNSLLTVAACGVVMLAAMIRL, encoded by the coding sequence ATGAAATTTGATGCGCTTAAAGATATTTCTGCCGTGGTTCAGGCCCCGCCTCTGGTGGTCGATCTGGACGGCACCCTGGTCAAATCCGACCTGTTGATCGAGTCCGCCTTCGCCGCCCTCGGTAATAACCCTGCGTCATTATTTGGCATGTTAGGCGCTTACCTGCGTGGAAAACCGGCGCTCAAATCTTACATCGCCGAACGCACCGATATTGATGTCGCCCACCTGCCCTATGACGCCGAAGTGCTGGCCCTGATACAGCAGGCACGCAATGACGGCCGCGAGGTTTATTTGGCCTCGGCCACCCATAAGAAATATGTCGAAGCCGTCGCCAACCATCTGGGCGTATTTACCGGCTGGTTCGCCTCAGATGAAACCATCAACCTGTCAGGTTCAAAAAAAGCCGCCCGTCTGGTCGCAGAGTTTGGCGAAAAGGGCTTTGACTACATCGGCAACGACGCCATCGACCTTAAGGTCTGGCCGCAAGCGCGCGAATGTATCGCCGTCAATGCGCCGGGGGCCGTGCGCTCAAAGCTTAAAAAACTCAGCCCCAATGCGGTCGTCCTCAAGACCCTGCCCAAGCAGGGTAAGGCGTGGATCAAACTGCTGCGCGTCCACCAGTGGGCCAAAAACGGTCTGGTCATGGTGCCGGTCCTGACCTCGCAAAGCTTTAGCGTCACCTCGATCACCCAGGCGGTCGCGGCCTTTTTTGCCTTCTCGCTGGCAGCCTCCTCGATCTATATTATCAATGACTTAGTTGACATTGATGCGGATCGTCAGCATCCGTCGAAAAAGCGTCGACCGCTCGCCGCCGGCACCGTGCCGATCCTGCCTGCCATGATTGCCGCCCCCATACTTTTGCTGGCGTCACTCATCGGCGCGTTTCTGGTCAACCCGTTGTTTCTGGCAGTTCTGACCGGATATCTGGTGCTGACCACGCTCTACACCTTTAGCCTTAAGCGTAAACTGCTGGTTGATGTCGTGGCGCTGGCCGGACTTTACACCATTCGCGTCGTCGGCGGGGCAGCGGCGATTTCGGTCGTCGTGTCGGAATGGCTGCTGGCCTTTTCGGTATTTGTCTTTACCGCGCTGGCGCTCATTAAGCGCTATACCGAACTGACCGTGCGCTTCGATCAGGATCTGCCCGACCCGACCAACCGTAACTACCGTAAGGCCGATCTGCCGATTGTCGCCGCACTGGCCGCCGCCGCAGGCTTTAATGCCGTCACCGTGTTTGCGCTCTATGTGTCCGATGACAAGATCAGCCAGCTTTATGCCAACCCTAAGCTGCTGTGGCTGATCTGCCCGTTGCTGCTGTATTGGCTGGGCCGCTGCCTGATGCTGGCCCACCGCCGCGATATGAACGATGACCCGATTGTATTTGCCTTAAAAGACCGCAACAGCCTGCTGACGGTAGCGGCCTGCGGCGTGGTCATGCTGGCCGCCATGATCAGACTATAG
- a CDS encoding alkylphosphonate utilization protein → MADDDDIVVKDANGTKLSDGDSVTLVKDLKVKGSGGVTLKRGTLIKNIRLTPDEDEIECNHEKVRGLVLRTEFVKKA, encoded by the coding sequence ATGGCTGATGATGACGATATCGTAGTAAAAGATGCCAATGGCACCAAACTGTCCGATGGCGACAGTGTAACCCTGGTCAAGGATCTTAAGGTCAAGGGTTCCGGCGGCGTGACATTGAAGCGCGGCACGCTGATCAAGAATATCCGCCTGACCCCCGATGAGGACGAGATCGAGTGCAACCACGAAAAGGTGCGCGGTCTGGTGCTGCGGACCGAGTTTGTGAAGAAAGCCTGA
- a CDS encoding catalase — protein MSADNPSPKCPVTGLTTTAGAPVSDNQNSLTAGARGPVLLQDYQLLEKLAHQNRERIPERVVHAKGWGAYGTLTITHDITKYTRARVFEVGKQTPMLLRFSTVAGEQGAADAERDVRGFAMKFYTEEGNWDLVGNNTPVFFIRDPYKFPDFIRTQKRHPRTNLRSPTAMWDFWSLSPESLHQVTILMSDRGIPVDPTHMNGYGSHTYSFINAQNERFWVKFHFKTQQGHKHYTNAESADVIAQSRESYQEALFGKIERGAFPRWDVQVQIMPEEDADKTSYNPFDLTKVWPHDEYPVIPVGTLELNRNADNYFAEIEQAAFSPSNIVPGIGFSPDKVLQGRIFAYADAHRHRLGTHYEALPVNAPKCPVHHYHKDGAMRFFQNDTGNPDVYYEPNSFGGPVQTEAYAEPPLKISGDADRYNHRDGNDDYVQPRALFNLFDADQKARLFSNIAAAMDGVPEFIIERALGHFDKIHPDYGNGIRAALKRPVKNDTVTFGSDAIPTPAQ, from the coding sequence ATGAGCGCAGATAATCCATCCCCTAAATGCCCGGTAACCGGCCTGACGACCACCGCTGGCGCGCCGGTATCCGACAACCAGAACAGCTTAACCGCTGGTGCGCGCGGGCCGGTTCTGCTGCAAGACTATCAGTTGCTGGAAAAGCTGGCCCACCAAAACCGTGAGCGTATCCCCGAACGGGTCGTGCATGCCAAGGGCTGGGGCGCCTATGGGACGCTTACCATCACCCACGACATTACCAAATATACCCGCGCCAGGGTGTTTGAGGTCGGCAAGCAGACCCCCATGCTGCTGCGTTTTTCGACCGTCGCCGGCGAACAAGGCGCTGCCGATGCCGAGCGCGACGTGCGCGGCTTTGCCATGAAATTCTATACCGAAGAAGGCAACTGGGATCTGGTTGGCAACAATACGCCGGTATTCTTCATTCGCGATCCCTATAAGTTCCCGGACTTCATCCGCACACAAAAGCGCCATCCGCGCACGAATTTACGGTCGCCTACTGCCATGTGGGATTTCTGGTCGCTCAGCCCCGAAAGCCTGCATCAGGTGACCATACTGATGTCAGACCGCGGTATTCCGGTCGATCCGACCCATATGAACGGCTACGGCTCCCATACCTATAGCTTTATCAATGCGCAGAATGAACGCTTCTGGGTCAAGTTTCACTTTAAGACGCAGCAAGGTCATAAGCACTATACCAATGCCGAATCCGCCGATGTAATCGCCCAGTCCCGTGAAAGCTATCAGGAAGCCCTGTTCGGCAAGATCGAGCGCGGCGCGTTCCCGCGCTGGGACGTGCAGGTGCAGATCATGCCGGAAGAGGACGCCGATAAGACGTCCTACAATCCGTTTGACCTGACCAAGGTGTGGCCGCACGACGAATATCCGGTCATTCCGGTGGGTACGCTGGAGCTTAACCGCAACGCTGATAACTATTTCGCGGAAATCGAACAGGCCGCGTTCTCGCCGTCCAACATCGTGCCGGGAATCGGTTTCTCTCCGGATAAGGTCTTGCAGGGCCGCATCTTTGCCTATGCCGATGCCCACCGCCACCGTCTGGGTACGCATTATGAGGCGCTGCCGGTCAATGCGCCGAAATGCCCGGTCCATCACTACCACAAGGACGGGGCCATGCGCTTCTTCCAGAACGATACCGGTAACCCGGATGTCTATTATGAGCCCAACAGCTTTGGTGGGCCGGTTCAGACGGAGGCCTATGCTGAGCCACCGCTGAAAATCTCAGGCGATGCCGACCGCTATAACCACCGCGACGGCAATGATGATTATGTGCAGCCACGGGCGCTGTTCAACCTGTTCGATGCTGACCAGAAAGCGCGCCTGTTTAGCAATATCGCGGCGGCCATGGACGGGGTGCCAGAGTTTATTATCGAGCGGGCTCTTGGTCACTTTGACAAGATTCACCCCGATTACGGTAATGGCATCCGCGCCGCCCTGAAACGGCCGGTGAAGAATGATACGGTAACCTTTGGGTCGGATGCTATTCCAACGCCGGCGCAATAA
- a CDS encoding GNAT family N-acetyltransferase — MVDIAYAQGADKAAWLPLWHKYLEFYQQDLPAEVTDLTWGRFLNPDEHMYLLIARTGDEVTGFVSFMFHRSTWARGGYVYLEDLFVSEGHRGKGIARALIDGVTAQARELGAERVYWVTHTHNTNAQALYDKVATRTDFYTYHKVV, encoded by the coding sequence ATGGTTGATATCGCTTATGCGCAGGGCGCCGATAAAGCGGCGTGGCTGCCTTTATGGCACAAATATCTTGAGTTTTATCAGCAGGATCTGCCGGCTGAGGTCACCGATCTGACCTGGGGGCGTTTTCTTAATCCGGATGAGCATATGTATCTGCTGATCGCGCGGACGGGGGATGAGGTGACCGGTTTTGTCAGCTTCATGTTCCATCGCTCGACTTGGGCGCGCGGGGGCTATGTCTACCTCGAAGATCTGTTTGTGAGTGAGGGCCATCGGGGGAAAGGCATTGCCCGCGCCCTGATCGATGGCGTCACCGCTCAGGCCCGTGAACTGGGTGCCGAGCGGGTCTACTGGGTCACCCATACCCACAATACTAACGCTCAGGCCCTGTACGATAAGGTCGCCACCCGCACCGACTTTTACACCTATCATAAGGTGGTTTAG
- the hemN gene encoding oxygen-independent coproporphyrinogen III oxidase, giving the protein MGVQTLQRSWQDQDILRYLGREAPRYTSYPSAHHFSDLSPQTYGSWLETLTPDQSVGLYLHVPFCPQMCYFCGCNTQITKRYDPVASYVDCLIREINMAGQWIAFKPRVHSVHFGGGSPGILEPADMGRIFETLHARFEIAPDAEVSIELDPRRITAVKAQTYAALGFNRVSMGVQDTQTEVQVAINRVQPIEVIQRAADLLRSYGLNALGIDLVYGLPMQTRAGLEATLKDVKGLDADRISAFSYAHVPWFKKHQTLIRDEDIPGVEAKADYFLTLSHALEAQGYQSLGIDHFAKPDDGLCKAQAHRTLRRNFMGYTDMPNDRLIAFGASSISELDDGIAQNIPQSTAYQNTIGQGTLATKRGWAYHADDKLRKAVISDLMCYFEADVAAILARFGYPADYFDAELTALSPFIRDGLVSVRGGHVRFHSPLKMLARSVACIFDLYAQEGGTNRYSRVA; this is encoded by the coding sequence ATGGGTGTGCAGACCTTACAGAGATCATGGCAGGATCAGGACATTCTGCGCTACCTAGGCCGCGAGGCGCCGCGCTATACCAGCTATCCATCGGCCCATCATTTCAGTGATTTAAGCCCGCAGACCTACGGGTCATGGCTCGAAACACTCACACCCGACCAGAGCGTAGGTCTTTATCTGCATGTACCATTCTGCCCGCAGATGTGCTATTTCTGCGGTTGCAACACCCAGATCACAAAGCGCTATGATCCGGTGGCGTCCTATGTTGACTGCCTGATCCGGGAGATCAACATGGCTGGTCAGTGGATAGCGTTTAAGCCACGCGTCCATAGCGTCCATTTTGGCGGTGGCTCTCCGGGCATACTGGAACCGGCCGATATGGGCCGGATATTCGAGACCCTGCACGCGCGCTTTGAGATAGCCCCCGACGCGGAAGTCTCCATTGAGCTTGACCCGCGCCGGATCACGGCCGTCAAGGCTCAAACCTATGCCGCCCTGGGCTTTAACCGCGTCAGCATGGGCGTTCAGGACACCCAGACCGAGGTTCAGGTGGCTATCAACCGCGTCCAGCCGATCGAAGTCATCCAGCGCGCCGCCGACCTACTGCGCAGCTATGGTCTGAATGCACTCGGCATCGATTTGGTCTACGGCCTGCCGATGCAGACGCGCGCGGGCCTTGAGGCGACATTGAAAGATGTCAAAGGGCTGGACGCCGATCGCATCAGCGCCTTTTCCTACGCCCATGTGCCGTGGTTCAAAAAGCACCAGACCCTGATCCGTGATGAGGATATTCCGGGTGTGGAGGCCAAGGCCGACTATTTCCTGACCCTGAGCCACGCGCTGGAAGCCCAAGGCTATCAGAGCCTCGGCATCGATCATTTCGCCAAACCTGACGACGGCCTGTGCAAGGCCCAAGCCCACCGCACCCTGCGCCGGAATTTCATGGGCTATACCGACATGCCCAATGACCGGCTGATTGCCTTTGGGGCCTCATCAATCAGCGAACTGGATGACGGCATCGCCCAGAACATCCCCCAAAGCACCGCCTATCAGAACACTATCGGTCAGGGGACGCTGGCCACCAAACGCGGTTGGGCCTACCACGCGGATGACAAGCTGCGTAAGGCCGTGATCAGCGACCTGATGTGCTATTTCGAAGCCGATGTGGCGGCCATTCTGGCGCGTTTTGGCTATCCAGCCGACTATTTCGATGCCGAACTGACCGCCCTTTCGCCCTTTATCCGCGACGGTCTGGTCAGTGTTCGCGGGGGCCACGTCCGCTTTCATTCGCCGCTTAAAATGCTGGCGCGGTCAGTGGCGTGCATCTTTGATCTTTATGCGCAGGAGGGCGGCACCAACCGCTATTCGCGCGTGGCCTGA
- a CDS encoding SEL1-like repeat protein, translating into MLKTIQRLVLSMFTAICVMAALPALAQTHQETVAKAEAGDMFAQFQMGLDYELGQGVEVDKAQAAKWYQKSIDSGLHWAYGGLAKMYETGEGVPKDAEKAKHYAAIAMEKTLDEMIHPEKYGHIRAHYNKIEARERDEKLRLAENGDLDAQNELAQAYLEGRNGFEQSDQQALYWFKKAADQGDSSVLGAWLILGGDLDLSPEAAKAKAIEWHKAALKNGNSEAEAEIEAISRMSLDEVIDEQRFQKYRKAEAILSCDQNETLPCSEYLKKAALLQIKALAELGVTAAEAGWGISLLDEGAMAKLDAKPDPNAAIAYLNKAAEKNDENAMLFLARVYEHGRGVPKDTAAALMWYDRVMVKMTTERAEAAKNNHYISGGNDTLIQCKLYFLRGDKIADHTRQECTAWDREAFYRAY; encoded by the coding sequence ATGCTCAAAACCATTCAGCGTCTTGTTTTGAGCATGTTTACTGCCATTTGTGTCATGGCAGCCCTGCCCGCCCTGGCGCAAACCCATCAGGAGACTGTGGCCAAAGCTGAGGCCGGAGATATGTTTGCCCAGTTTCAAATGGGCCTGGACTATGAACTTGGTCAGGGCGTGGAAGTGGACAAAGCCCAGGCCGCAAAGTGGTATCAGAAATCCATAGATAGCGGCCTGCACTGGGCCTATGGCGGTCTGGCTAAGATGTACGAAACAGGCGAAGGTGTCCCCAAAGATGCCGAAAAAGCCAAACACTACGCAGCCATAGCCATGGAAAAAACTCTGGATGAGATGATCCATCCGGAAAAATACGGGCACATCAGAGCGCACTACAACAAAATCGAAGCCCGTGAACGTGACGAAAAGCTCAGATTAGCTGAAAATGGCGATCTGGATGCGCAAAACGAACTGGCACAAGCTTATCTCGAAGGCAGGAATGGTTTCGAGCAAAGCGATCAACAAGCGCTGTATTGGTTTAAAAAAGCAGCAGATCAGGGTGACAGCAGCGTTTTAGGTGCATGGCTGATCTTGGGTGGTGATCTGGACCTATCTCCCGAAGCCGCCAAAGCCAAAGCTATTGAATGGCACAAAGCTGCCCTGAAAAATGGGAATAGCGAAGCTGAGGCTGAGATTGAAGCCATCAGCCGCATGAGTCTTGATGAAGTTATTGATGAACAAAGGTTCCAAAAGTACAGGAAAGCGGAGGCCATTCTTTCTTGTGACCAGAACGAAACCCTTCCCTGTTCGGAATACTTGAAAAAAGCCGCACTTTTACAAATTAAAGCCTTGGCTGAATTAGGTGTGACCGCGGCTGAGGCTGGCTGGGGCATATCTCTGCTTGATGAAGGCGCCATGGCAAAACTAGATGCCAAGCCTGACCCAAACGCAGCCATCGCTTACCTTAACAAAGCCGCCGAAAAGAATGACGAAAATGCCATGCTGTTTCTGGCGCGGGTGTATGAGCATGGCCGGGGCGTACCCAAAGACACCGCCGCCGCACTGATGTGGTATGATCGGGTGATGGTCAAAATGACTACGGAAAGAGCCGAGGCGGCAAAGAACAATCATTATATCTCCGGCGGTAATGACACGCTTATTCAGTGCAAACTCTATTTCCTGCGCGGAGATAAGATCGCAGACCACACCCGTCAGGAATGTACCGCCTGGGATCGCGAAGCCTTTTACAGAGCCTATTAG
- a CDS encoding M48 family metallopeptidase — protein sequence MKRLTLSALMSAVAICAILPAPVLAQTAAKPAKDLDERTPGQKPADNSLEHSLWDQSEKAEYKAQTSGERNRDPALNAYVDSVVDKVTGPYSGDVRVYVMDRPFFNASMAPNGYTEVWSGLLLRAETEDELAFVLGHEFAHFRHTHSLQAYKNFKSNRDAALAATMLIAVAGAAAAGNAGSYAAARDISNLTRGLIDVVYLGSIAAYFGYSRETETEADRFGSQYAHQAGYTSMAGAQLWRTLLDETAASDYRRVRNSPTRINIFGSHPLETDRITAIQGYDKALNGGKASAFDDAALKPARAAYRAHIRAHLGDWLKDDLRRMDYGQTLFTIKRLSRDGEDLGLLNFYAGEAYRLRVKEAKTTETNADKLDRFEVDKTQNLEAAATAYKTALQHADAPAETYRQLGDVYRKLERKTDAIEALTNYIKAHPDAEDAWMVEDQIATLNKGGA from the coding sequence ATGAAACGCTTAACCCTTAGCGCGCTGATGTCGGCGGTCGCCATTTGCGCGATCCTGCCCGCACCGGTGCTGGCCCAAACGGCTGCCAAACCGGCCAAAGACCTTGATGAGCGCACGCCCGGCCAAAAACCGGCTGATAACAGCCTGGAGCATAGCCTGTGGGACCAGTCAGAAAAGGCTGAATACAAGGCCCAAACCTCCGGCGAACGCAATCGCGATCCGGCGCTTAATGCCTATGTCGACAGCGTGGTTGATAAGGTCACCGGCCCTTACAGCGGCGATGTGCGGGTCTATGTCATGGACCGGCCGTTCTTTAACGCCTCCATGGCCCCCAACGGTTATACCGAAGTGTGGTCGGGCCTGCTGCTGCGGGCGGAAACCGAGGATGAACTGGCCTTCGTGCTGGGCCACGAATTCGCCCACTTTCGCCACACCCATTCGCTTCAGGCCTATAAGAACTTTAAGTCAAACCGCGATGCGGCACTGGCGGCCACCATGCTAATTGCCGTGGCCGGTGCGGCGGCCGCAGGCAATGCCGGCAGTTACGCCGCCGCCCGCGATATCTCAAACCTGACGCGTGGCCTGATCGACGTAGTTTATCTCGGATCGATCGCCGCCTATTTCGGCTATTCGCGTGAGACGGAAACCGAAGCTGACCGTTTCGGCAGCCAGTACGCCCATCAGGCCGGTTACACGTCTATGGCCGGCGCGCAATTGTGGCGCACCCTGTTGGATGAAACCGCCGCCTCTGATTACCGCCGGGTGCGCAATTCCCCGACCCGCATCAATATCTTTGGCTCTCATCCGCTGGAAACCGACCGGATCACCGCCATTCAGGGCTATGATAAGGCGCTGAATGGCGGTAAGGCCAGCGCCTTTGATGACGCGGCACTCAAGCCCGCCCGTGCCGCTTACCGCGCCCATATCCGCGCCCATCTGGGTGACTGGCTGAAGGACGATCTGCGCCGGATGGACTATGGCCAGACGCTGTTTACCATCAAGCGCTTAAGCCGCGACGGCGAGGATCTAGGCCTGCTCAACTTCTATGCCGGTGAAGCCTATCGTCTGCGGGTCAAGGAAGCCAAAACGACCGAGACCAATGCCGATAAGCTCGACCGGTTTGAGGTCGATAAGACGCAGAACCTGGAGGCCGCCGCCACGGCCTATAAAACCGCGCTGCAACATGCCGATGCGCCCGCTGAAACCTACCGCCAGCTTGGCGATGTCTATCGCAAGCTGGAGCGCAAAACCGATGCCATCGAGGCACTGACTAACTATATCAAGGCCCATCCCGACGCCGAAGACGCCTGGATGGTCGAAGACCAGATCGCGACATTAAATAAGGGGGGCGCGTGA
- a CDS encoding polysaccharide deacetylase family protein produces the protein MSEPIYSADRSVYGKLRRRASKLIYRKPGRLEGLKRPLITFSFDDAPQSALTEGARILEAYGARGTYFISTGLMGNESHLGKYLTGDEVRDLSDRGHEIACHTYEHLDCGRADAITIAQSLARNRAELAALGVTGISTFAYPYGDVSPQAKSVLSRTYASARALHHGLITTGTDLNQAPAIGIEGENGEAVGLKWIEAARATKDAWLVLYTHDVRETPSTWGCTIKTFERLVKTARDHDFEIVTYAEGVSRATY, from the coding sequence ATGAGTGAGCCGATCTATAGTGCCGACCGATCTGTGTACGGCAAACTAAGGCGGCGCGCCTCAAAGCTGATCTACCGCAAGCCCGGGCGGCTTGAGGGGCTGAAACGTCCCCTGATCACCTTCAGCTTTGATGATGCCCCGCAGTCGGCCTTGACGGAAGGAGCGCGGATTCTGGAAGCTTACGGCGCGCGCGGCACCTATTTTATCTCGACCGGTCTGATGGGTAATGAAAGCCATCTGGGAAAATACCTGACCGGCGATGAGGTGCGCGACCTGTCAGACCGCGGCCACGAAATCGCCTGCCACACCTATGAGCATCTCGATTGCGGGCGCGCCGACGCCATAACCATCGCCCAAAGCCTTGCGCGCAACCGCGCCGAACTGGCGGCCCTTGGCGTGACCGGCATCAGCACCTTCGCCTATCCCTATGGTGACGTCTCCCCGCAGGCCAAGTCAGTGTTAAGCCGCACCTACGCCTCCGCCCGCGCCCTGCATCACGGCCTGATCACCACCGGCACAGACCTCAATCAGGCCCCGGCCATTGGTATTGAAGGCGAAAACGGCGAAGCGGTGGGACTGAAATGGATCGAAGCCGCCCGCGCCACCAAAGACGCGTGGCTGGTGCTCTACACCCACGATGTCCGCGAAACCCCAAGCACCTGGGGCTGCACCATCAAAACGTTCGAGCGTCTGGTCAAAACCGCCCGCGACCATGACTTTGAGATCGTGACCTATGCTGAGGGTGTCAGTCGCGCGACCTACTGA
- a CDS encoding glycosyltransferase family 2 protein, with protein MQDTRLDIEATLIFNSVHERVSPRLSVLIPFFRESPAELMKALNAIATDVRDEIEVVVLDDGSRRPELSLEVMDLLDTLNIAICFIELKHNVGRAKGRNRLVDAARGPYVLFLDADMLPDQDNFLERWVDMTRAEAPVVFGGFSLLKAPKSKAFALHAQMAGYSDCLSAAQRLEAPEKYVFTSNLLVRKDVFKTHDFDPEFRGWGWEDVEWAMRVSADFGIDHIDNTATHMGLDTADVLLSKYEQSGANFARVVRKHPEIVTRYPSYKMARLIKALPFGGSLRGALKSTVQSQSLPLKARAFALRLYRAAIYANAL; from the coding sequence ATGCAGGACACCCGCCTCGATATCGAAGCGACGCTGATTTTCAACAGCGTGCATGAGCGCGTGTCACCGCGCCTGTCGGTGCTGATCCCGTTTTTCCGTGAATCCCCCGCCGAACTGATGAAGGCGCTGAACGCCATCGCCACCGATGTGCGTGATGAGATCGAAGTCGTGGTGCTGGATGACGGGTCGCGCCGCCCGGAACTAAGCCTTGAGGTCATGGACCTGCTCGATACCTTAAATATCGCCATCTGCTTTATCGAGCTAAAGCACAATGTCGGGCGCGCCAAGGGCCGCAATCGCCTGGTTGATGCCGCGCGTGGGCCCTATGTGCTGTTTCTCGATGCCGACATGCTGCCGGATCAGGACAATTTTCTGGAACGCTGGGTCGATATGACCCGCGCCGAAGCCCCGGTCGTGTTTGGCGGTTTTTCGCTTTTGAAAGCGCCCAAATCGAAAGCCTTTGCCCTCCATGCCCAGATGGCCGGTTATAGTGACTGTTTAAGCGCCGCCCAACGGTTGGAAGCGCCTGAAAAATATGTGTTCACGTCGAACCTTTTGGTGCGCAAGGACGTGTTTAAAACCCACGACTTTGACCCGGAATTCCGTGGCTGGGGCTGGGAAGATGTTGAATGGGCCATGCGCGTCTCGGCCGATTTCGGCATTGACCATATCGACAATACCGCCACCCACATGGGCCTGGATACTGCTGATGTCCTGCTGTCGAAATATGAGCAATCCGGTGCTAATTTCGCCCGTGTCGTGCGCAAACACCCTGAGATCGTCACCCGCTACCCCAGCTATAAAATGGCCCGCCTGATCAAGGCATTACCGTTTGGTGGCTCCTTGCGCGGCGCACTAAAATCGACCGTGCAAAGCCAGAGCCTGCCGCTGAAAGCCCGCGCCTTTGCGCTTAGGCTTTACCGCGCCGCCATCTATGCCAATGCCTTATGA